The Limibacillus halophilus genome includes the window GGTTATCTCGCAATCGACTCCATAGTGATCGAGGAAGGCACTGGCGCCCACTTGAACTTCTCGGCTGCGCTTTCGGCCTGACTCCAGCGCTACCTTGCCGGAGGGTAAGCCGTCGCCGAACAGAGGGTTGGTGACTGGATCAAGCACCGGACAGCTCAATGCCCAAGCGTGAAGTCGTTGCGGCCCGTGCGGTCCTCGCCGCGCACCAGAAAGAGAGCGCGCTTGGAGTAGCCGTGCGCCGATCCCGCCTGCTCGGTCGACTGGCCGCCGGCGTGATTGTAATAGGAACTGCCCGGCATGAAGCGTAGGACCAGGCCCATGCGACGACGATCGGAGGTGTTCGCATTGGAGCCGTGCACCAGATAGACATCGTGCAGGGAAACCTGCCCCGGCTCCAAGACGATGTCGCGGGCAGAAGCTAGGTCCACCTGATCCTCGTCAATGACCTGCGCCAGTGTGTAGTCCGGTCGTTCTTCCCAGTGATGCTTGAAGACCTTCCGTTCCCGATGCGATCCGGGAATGAAGCGCATACAGCCGTTTTCCGGATAAGACCCGTCCAGGGATATCCAAACCGTGCAGGTCTCCAGCGGCTCGATGGGGTAGTAGTCGCCGTCTTGATGCCAGGGCGTGGCTTTACCCTGCCCAGCCGGTTTACCAAAGATCGTAACGCCCCAAAGGATGATATCCGGGCCCATGACCTGTTCGACCATGTCCAGTATCTCCGGCCGCGTGGCGATGCGCAGCCACTCGGGGTCGCCTTTGACGCCGTACCCACCGGACTGCAAGTGAGGACCCAGAATAAAATCGGGCGAAAATTTCGGATCATCCTTATGGGATTCCAAGAGGCGGTCGTAGGCCCCGCCGATGCGCAAAAGAGCTTCTTCGGATAACCGGAAGTTCGGAATTACGAGTCCATCCCTGTTGTAAGTCTCCATCTCAGAATCACTCAGAGCCATTGCCACCGATACTCCCTGCAATTGCGCTTTCCCACACTATCTGACCCCGAGGATAACCCGCCAACCTGGCACCATGAAGGATCTAAATCTGACGGCTGGCATGTCCTCACTGCACGACAAATCACTACATTGGCGAAACATTTGAAACGTTACTCTATTTTCCGATCCACTCTGGTAGCTGGAAAAGCGAATGGATGAACGTTTTACCAAAGAGCAAATCACCC containing:
- a CDS encoding phytanoyl-CoA dioxygenase family protein, whose translation is MALSDSEMETYNRDGLVIPNFRLSEEALLRIGGAYDRLLESHKDDPKFSPDFILGPHLQSGGYGVKGDPEWLRIATRPEILDMVEQVMGPDIILWGVTIFGKPAGQGKATPWHQDGDYYPIEPLETCTVWISLDGSYPENGCMRFIPGSHRERKVFKHHWEERPDYTLAQVIDEDQVDLASARDIVLEPGQVSLHDVYLVHGSNANTSDRRRMGLVLRFMPGSSYYNHAGGQSTEQAGSAHGYSKRALFLVRGEDRTGRNDFTLGH